In Alteribacter lacisalsi, a genomic segment contains:
- the ribD gene encoding bifunctional diaminohydroxyphosphoribosylaminopyrimidine deaminase/5-amino-6-(5-phosphoribosylamino)uracil reductase RibD, whose translation MNDETYMKMALGLARPTLGQTSPNPAVGAVLVKNNEIIGMGAHLKAGEPHAERHALSMAGKKAGGAVMYVTLEPCAHFGRTPPCAKALIEAGVAKVVIGAKDPDERVSGRGIRMLKAAGIEVEEGVCEEEALELNRMFFHSVTSRTPYVTLKTASSLDGKIATHKGESKWITGEKAREDVHRLRHTHDAILVGVNTVIADNPSLTVRLPGGGKNPVRIILDNHLRTPADAGMLHDRQAPVWIITGENGNKEKKAALEAAGAEVMTLAGDAVLIEPLLELLGESGIRSLLVEGGGSVNDSFLRSGLFNQIIVYLAPILIGGKEARSSFSGLGIGRLEDTAKLTIKTTETIGDDLKITAVREENHVYRNY comes from the coding sequence GTGAATGACGAAACCTATATGAAAATGGCCCTCGGCCTTGCCCGTCCGACGCTTGGACAGACGTCTCCCAATCCGGCTGTGGGGGCCGTTCTTGTAAAAAATAATGAAATTATCGGAATGGGTGCCCATTTAAAAGCAGGAGAACCTCATGCTGAACGACATGCCCTCTCCATGGCGGGAAAAAAAGCCGGCGGCGCGGTTATGTATGTAACACTTGAGCCATGTGCCCATTTCGGCCGGACACCGCCTTGTGCCAAAGCCCTCATTGAGGCTGGGGTAGCCAAAGTGGTTATTGGCGCTAAAGATCCGGATGAACGGGTTTCCGGCCGTGGCATCCGCATGCTGAAAGCAGCTGGGATCGAGGTAGAGGAAGGAGTTTGTGAAGAGGAAGCTCTTGAACTGAACCGGATGTTTTTTCATTCGGTCACAAGCCGTACCCCATACGTCACATTGAAAACCGCATCAAGCCTGGACGGGAAAATTGCCACGCACAAAGGTGAAAGCAAATGGATTACCGGTGAAAAGGCAAGGGAGGATGTGCACAGACTAAGACATACGCACGACGCTATTTTAGTAGGTGTAAATACTGTTATTGCAGATAACCCTTCCCTTACGGTCAGACTCCCAGGCGGCGGGAAAAATCCCGTTAGGATCATTCTTGACAACCATCTCCGTACACCTGCAGACGCCGGCATGCTGCACGACAGACAGGCACCGGTGTGGATCATTACAGGGGAAAACGGTAATAAAGAAAAAAAAGCCGCGCTTGAAGCGGCGGGGGCTGAGGTGATGACGCTGGCCGGGGATGCGGTTCTTATCGAACCATTGCTGGAGCTTCTTGGGGAATCCGGAATTCGTTCTCTTCTCGTAGAGGGAGGCGGGTCGGTGAACGACAGCTTTTTAAGATCCGGCCTGTTCAACCAGATAATTGTTTACCTCGCGCCGATCCTGATTGGCGGCAAAGAAGCAAGGTCATCCTTTTCGGGTCTCGGGATCGGTCGGCTCGAGGATACCGCGAAACTTACGATCAAAACGACAGAAACCATCGGCGACGACCTGAAAATTACCGCTGTGAGGGAGGAGAACCATGTTTACCGGAATTATTGA
- a CDS encoding peptidylprolyl isomerase encodes MKKGTIVLDNGSKLELEFYPEAAPGTVENFEKLANEGFYDGLTFHRVIPGFVAQGGCPIGNGTGGSKNTIKCETEGNPHKHVQGTLSMAHAGKDTGSSQFFIVHEPQPHLDGVHTVFGQVTEGIDAVLDIKAGDVMQEVRVFDEV; translated from the coding sequence ATGAAAAAAGGAACTATTGTACTTGATAACGGCAGCAAACTTGAACTTGAGTTTTACCCTGAAGCAGCTCCAGGTACTGTTGAAAACTTTGAAAAGCTTGCTAATGAAGGGTTTTATGATGGTCTTACTTTCCACCGTGTTATTCCAGGGTTCGTTGCACAGGGCGGCTGCCCAATTGGAAACGGAACAGGCGGCAGCAAAAACACAATCAAATGTGAAACAGAGGGAAATCCGCACAAGCACGTTCAGGGAACGCTTTCAATGGCTCATGCAGGTAAAGATACGGGCAGCAGCCAATTCTTTATCGTTCACGAACCTCAGCCGCACCTTGACGGTGTTCACACGGTTTTCGGCCAGGTAACAGAAGGAATAGACGCAGTACTCGACATCAAAGCAGGCGATGTTATGCAGGAAGTGCGTGTGTTTGACGAAGTATAA